Proteins co-encoded in one Hypanus sabinus isolate sHypSab1 chromosome 6, sHypSab1.hap1, whole genome shotgun sequence genomic window:
- the LOC132394988 gene encoding general transcription factor II-I repeat domain-containing protein 2-like: protein MVDMTAHLNTLNTALQGKGRTALHMLEDVLAFERKLTVLARDLQKGTLSHFPNLREFKQGHDMIISEYLHSAIIAMQTSFGKRFCEFREEKNTLSFPVTPLSIDPSLLNTTALAGVSQPDLEMELADIADKDIWVSKFRRLTADLEDVARQKAVLAQKHKWSDIENLTDDSLRSCVKMKVTSYSPDVQTLCAEVQEQKSH, encoded by the coding sequence atggtagacatgacagcgcacctgaacacgctgaacacagctcttcaggggaaaggacgtacagccctgcacatgttggaggatgttttggcattcgagcgcaagttgacagtgcttgccagagatttacagaaaggcactttgtctcacttccccaatttgagagagttcaaacaaggtcacgacatgataatttcggagtatttacattctgcaatcatcgcaatgcaaacatcgtttgggaaacgcttctgtgagttcagagaggaaaaaaacacattatccttcccggtcactcccttaagcatcgatccttccctactgaatacgactgcattggcaggtgtgagtcaacctgatcttgagatggaactggccgacatagccgacaaagacatatgggtgtccaagtttagacgcttgacagcagaccttgaagatgttgcccgtcagaaggccgttcttgctcagaaacacaaatggagtgatattgaaaacctcacagatgacagcttgcgatcctgtgtaaagatgaaggtgacatcatacagccctgatgtgcagacgctgtgcgctgaggtccaggagcagaaatcccattaa